A genomic segment from Pediococcus acidilactici encodes:
- a CDS encoding MurR/RpiR family transcriptional regulator, translated as MFSYERIQTLNQLEMFVYKYIAGHLEECKTMTIRDLSAKSHVSSTTVLRFLKKMGYEGFSDFKYALRHHDVPANSGQAAPEWGPVAQFLKQANLPEYRQKIATIAQLFLKAHTRLFLGMGSSSSLAQYGARVLSNYGLFSLAIMDPYQPQPIKGRDYTKTLITFLSVSGESDAVLRQANYYQQNGATTVAVTANHLSTLAQVCDHCLAYDIPEQKVGTLNFTSQVPVVYVLEQIGQHCGELMRKNAKVSHQG; from the coding sequence GTGTTTAGTTACGAGCGAATTCAGACCCTCAATCAATTAGAAATGTTTGTTTATAAGTACATTGCTGGCCATCTTGAAGAATGCAAGACAATGACGATTCGAGATTTATCAGCTAAGAGTCACGTTTCGTCCACCACGGTTTTGCGTTTTTTGAAGAAAATGGGCTACGAAGGTTTTTCAGATTTTAAGTATGCCTTACGCCATCATGACGTACCCGCTAATTCGGGGCAGGCGGCACCAGAGTGGGGACCGGTCGCCCAATTTCTAAAGCAGGCTAATTTACCAGAATACCGCCAGAAAATTGCTACGATAGCCCAGCTCTTTTTGAAGGCGCACACCCGTCTTTTTTTAGGCATGGGTTCTAGTAGCAGCTTAGCGCAATATGGTGCCCGGGTGTTGTCTAACTACGGCTTATTTTCCTTAGCCATCATGGACCCGTATCAGCCTCAACCGATCAAAGGGCGTGATTATACCAAAACCTTGATTACCTTTCTATCCGTTTCGGGAGAGTCCGATGCGGTTTTGCGACAAGCTAATTATTACCAACAAAATGGCGCGACCACCGTTGCGGTGACTGCTAACCACCTTTCAACTCTTGCCCAAGTGTGTGACCATTGTCTGGCGTACGATATTCCAGAGCAAAAAGTGGGGACGTTGAATTTTACCTCTCAAGTACCGGTGGTCTACGTGTTGGAACAAATCGGTCAACACTGTGGTGAGTTGATGAGGAAAAATGCTAAAGTGAGCCACCAAGGCTAA
- a CDS encoding PTS sugar transporter subunit IIB — translation MAEKTIMLVCAAGMSTSLLVSKMQKAAEAEGVDAEIFATAASDADNKLSEKSPDILMLGPQVRYLEDNFKKKLDIPVEVIDMQDYGMMNGEKVLKEALSAMGN, via the coding sequence ATGGCTGAAAAAACAATTATGTTAGTATGTGCGGCAGGAATGTCGACTAGTTTACTAGTTTCCAAGATGCAAAAAGCTGCGGAAGCTGAAGGCGTTGACGCGGAAATCTTTGCAACGGCTGCATCCGATGCAGATAACAAATTATCCGAAAAATCACCAGACATTTTAATGCTTGGACCGCAAGTTCGTTATCTAGAAGACAACTTCAAAAAGAAATTAGATATTCCAGTAGAAGTTATTGATATGCAAGACTACGGCATGATGAACGGCGAAAAGGTACTCAAAGAAGCTTTGTCAGCAATGGGTAACTAA
- a CDS encoding Crp/Fnr family transcriptional regulator, which translates to MTNEQDSIQNNPQKYLKTKPEFSDFTDAELQQLINQMHVKQFPKGQVLFDQSDDRENLYFVLKGLVRAERTDANDKFTFYTYIKADLAFPYRGMFTERYYPYTAQAMTDIEIVYFPMSIFESLLRQNNAALVKVVKEMSSIISESEDQIQQLVTPSARQRIVQALKTFEADLGQLQSDGSSRIPYPIRIKELAVMSGTSRETAGQIVKYLVEQNLIDYEHKRFVFKPEFFRDENDD; encoded by the coding sequence ATGACAAACGAGCAGGATTCCATTCAAAATAATCCCCAAAAATATTTGAAAACTAAACCGGAATTTAGTGATTTTACCGATGCAGAGTTGCAACAGCTCATTAACCAGATGCACGTAAAGCAATTTCCCAAGGGACAGGTTTTATTTGACCAAAGCGATGATCGGGAAAACCTGTACTTTGTGCTTAAGGGCTTAGTGCGGGCGGAGCGAACCGATGCAAACGATAAATTCACTTTTTATACATACATTAAGGCCGACCTTGCCTTTCCTTATCGCGGTATGTTTACTGAACGTTATTATCCGTACACGGCGCAAGCAATGACTGACATTGAGATTGTTTATTTTCCCATGTCAATTTTTGAATCGTTATTACGGCAGAATAACGCGGCGTTGGTCAAGGTGGTTAAAGAAATGAGTTCAATCATTAGCGAATCAGAAGATCAGATCCAGCAATTAGTCACTCCCAGCGCACGGCAACGTATTGTCCAAGCTTTAAAAACGTTTGAGGCTGATTTAGGACAGTTGCAATCCGACGGAAGCTCACGGATCCCGTATCCAATTCGTATCAAGGAATTGGCGGTAATGAGTGGGACTAGCCGGGAGACTGCTGGACAAATCGTCAAATATTTGGTGGAACAAAACTTAATTGATTACGAACATAAGCGGTTTGTTTTTAAACCTGAATTTTTCCGGGATGAAAACGACGACTAA
- a CDS encoding YfcC family protein: protein MLTKEKRRFKLKMPGAFVILFILTIVAVIATWVVPSGSYAKLAYNQANSSLQVKQPNGRVEKVPATQKELDKLGVKINIQKFTSGSINQEISIPNTYQRLKQHPAGVDQITSSMVNGTIEAVDIMVFIFVLGGLIGVVRASGAFESGLLALTKKTKGHEFLLIFLVATLMVLGGTLCGIEEEAVAFYPILVPVFIAMGYDSIVCVGAIFLASSIGTAFSTINPFSVVIASNAAGISFTEGLPWRAFGCVVAALFVIGYLYWYSKKVKQNPAASYSYEDRDEFNQKWSVINNDEQQAAFTLRKKIVLALFVAGFPLMVWGVMTQGWWFPKMAASFLAFAILIMILTATGKNGIGEKGVVDAFVNGASSLVGVSLIIGLARGINLILNQGMISDTILDFSSSLVAHMSGPVFIIVMLLIYFVLGFIVPSSSGLAVLSMPILAPLADTVQIPRFVVVTAYQFGQYAMLFLAPTGLVMATLQMLDMKYSHWFKFVWPVVVFLLVFGGGILVAQVLMY, encoded by the coding sequence ATGTTAACAAAGGAAAAACGACGTTTTAAGCTTAAAATGCCGGGAGCGTTTGTAATTTTATTCATTCTAACGATCGTGGCGGTAATCGCTACGTGGGTGGTTCCTTCGGGAAGTTACGCAAAATTAGCGTATAACCAAGCCAACTCATCTTTACAGGTTAAACAGCCGAACGGGCGAGTTGAAAAGGTCCCGGCTACCCAAAAAGAATTGGATAAACTGGGCGTTAAGATTAACATTCAGAAATTCACGTCGGGAAGCATTAACCAAGAAATCTCAATTCCTAATACCTACCAACGTTTGAAACAGCATCCTGCAGGAGTTGATCAGATTACTTCTAGCATGGTTAACGGAACTATTGAAGCTGTCGACATTATGGTGTTTATCTTTGTGTTAGGCGGCTTGATTGGTGTGGTAAGGGCAAGTGGGGCCTTTGAATCCGGTTTGCTAGCGTTGACGAAGAAGACGAAGGGGCACGAGTTCCTGTTAATTTTCTTAGTAGCGACGTTAATGGTCCTGGGCGGAACGTTATGCGGAATTGAAGAAGAAGCGGTGGCTTTTTATCCAATTCTCGTACCCGTTTTCATTGCGATGGGCTACGATTCGATTGTCTGCGTGGGAGCCATTTTCTTGGCTAGTTCAATCGGGACGGCTTTTTCAACAATTAACCCGTTTTCCGTAGTAATTGCCTCCAACGCGGCGGGAATTAGCTTCACGGAAGGCTTGCCATGGCGGGCTTTTGGTTGTGTAGTAGCGGCGTTGTTCGTGATTGGCTATCTCTACTGGTACAGTAAGAAGGTTAAGCAAAATCCGGCAGCTTCGTACTCTTACGAAGACCGGGATGAATTTAACCAAAAGTGGTCGGTAATAAATAATGATGAACAGCAAGCAGCATTTACCTTACGGAAGAAAATCGTGTTAGCACTATTTGTGGCTGGTTTTCCATTAATGGTTTGGGGAGTAATGACCCAAGGCTGGTGGTTCCCTAAAATGGCGGCTTCGTTCTTGGCCTTTGCTATTTTAATTATGATTTTAACGGCAACTGGAAAAAACGGAATTGGTGAAAAGGGTGTCGTTGACGCGTTTGTCAACGGAGCTTCGAGTTTAGTTGGGGTATCGTTGATTATCGGGTTAGCTCGGGGAATTAACTTGATTTTAAACCAAGGAATGATTTCCGATACGATTTTGGACTTTTCCTCGTCGTTAGTTGCCCACATGAGCGGGCCGGTATTTATTATCGTGATGTTACTTATTTACTTCGTACTGGGCTTCATCGTGCCATCATCTTCTGGTTTAGCGGTACTTTCAATGCCAATTTTGGCGCCGTTAGCAGATACGGTTCAGATTCCACGGTTTGTCGTGGTTACGGCTTACCAATTTGGGCAATACGCAATGTTGTTCCTTGCCCCGACCGGATTGGTAATGGCAACCCTCCAAATGCTCGACATGAAATATTCCCACTGGTTCAAGTTTGTTTGGCCGGTAGTGGTTTTCTTGCTCGTCTTTGGTGGTGGAATTTTAGTTGCCCAAGTCTTGATGTATTAA
- a CDS encoding GntR family transcriptional regulator encodes MYTFIANDLIYKINHQQFKVKLPTEYELMQKYNVSRNTIRKAIDIISQKGLVRRVQGSGYYINNIGADTDRIVNLTMGVSEGFNHQKLTSRVVTFDRMIADRAMANEFGCEDGDELYRIIRYRYRKNQPYILEYAYYERNEVPFLPVDVLHDSILEFIKNEYDVTVDSSDQYVGIESLSPEAASITGFPQGDRYITLYQSHYRKNNVLFNFSKTYYLDRGIRFYFHAINQS; translated from the coding sequence TTGTATACATTTATCGCTAATGATTTAATTTATAAAATTAATCACCAGCAGTTTAAGGTAAAATTGCCTACCGAATACGAACTAATGCAAAAATATAACGTTAGTCGGAACACAATTCGCAAAGCCATTGATATCATCAGCCAAAAGGGACTTGTGCGCCGGGTTCAAGGCAGTGGCTACTACATTAATAATATTGGCGCGGACACCGATCGAATCGTCAACCTCACCATGGGAGTTTCCGAAGGCTTTAACCACCAAAAGCTAACTTCCCGAGTAGTTACGTTCGACCGGATGATTGCTGATCGCGCCATGGCCAACGAATTCGGTTGCGAAGATGGTGACGAACTCTACCGGATTATTCGGTACCGTTACCGTAAAAATCAACCTTATATATTGGAGTACGCATATTATGAACGTAACGAAGTTCCCTTTTTGCCAGTTGACGTACTGCATGATTCAATCTTGGAATTTATCAAAAACGAATATGACGTCACCGTTGATTCTAGCGACCAGTACGTAGGCATTGAATCGTTATCCCCCGAAGCAGCTTCCATCACTGGTTTTCCTCAAGGTGATCGTTACATCACCCTTTATCAATCGCATTATCGTAAAAATAACGTCCTGTTTAATTTTTCAAAAACTTACTACTTGGATCGCGGAATTCGTTTTTATTTCCACGCCATTAACCAAAGCTAG
- a CDS encoding 6-phospho-beta-glucosidase — MTEKNYRMPADFLWGGAVAAHQFEGGWRADGKGVSIADVMTAGNKDTPRKVTDGVVDGEIYPNHWGIDFYHHYREDIALFAEMGFKCFRTSIAWTRIFPNGDETEPNEAGLKFYDDVFDELLKHDIQPIITLSHFEMPYHLVKEYGGWTNRKLIDLFVRFAKTVMERYRGKVKYWMTFNEINNQANYDDPHPLLQNSGLLVSKTTPNKEALMYQAAHNEMVASAKVVKLAHEIDPDYQVGAMIAMCPIYPLTAKPADIMKAERAMQTRYYYGDVQANGQYPAWLLKYWQRRDISVEISDEDREILAQGTVDYIGFSYYMSFTTKANDDDPDYAYRESTDLVDNPYVAKSDWGWQIDPIGLRYSMNWMQDRWHKPQFIVENGFGAYDQKNADGQVHDDYRIKYFHDHILEMEKAVVLDGVDLIGYTPWGCIDLISASTGEMAKRYGFIYVDQDDTGNGTLARSKKDSFAWYQKVIASNGEDLAVD, encoded by the coding sequence ATGACGGAAAAAAATTATCGGATGCCCGCCGATTTCTTATGGGGTGGCGCAGTTGCTGCTCACCAGTTTGAAGGCGGATGGCGAGCTGATGGAAAGGGCGTTAGCATTGCAGACGTCATGACGGCAGGTAATAAAGATACTCCCCGGAAGGTTACCGATGGAGTAGTGGATGGTGAGATTTATCCCAACCATTGGGGAATTGATTTTTACCACCATTATCGTGAAGATATCGCCCTTTTTGCCGAGATGGGCTTTAAGTGTTTTCGGACTTCGATTGCCTGGACCCGGATTTTTCCTAATGGCGATGAAACAGAACCCAACGAGGCCGGATTAAAGTTTTACGATGACGTTTTTGATGAACTTTTAAAACATGATATTCAGCCAATTATCACCCTGTCCCATTTTGAAATGCCTTATCACCTGGTAAAGGAATACGGCGGTTGGACTAATCGAAAACTAATCGACCTTTTCGTTCGGTTCGCAAAGACGGTGATGGAACGTTATCGCGGTAAAGTTAAATACTGGATGACTTTTAACGAAATCAATAACCAAGCAAACTATGACGATCCGCATCCACTTCTCCAAAACTCGGGGTTGCTAGTTTCAAAAACTACGCCAAATAAAGAAGCGCTGATGTACCAGGCGGCCCACAATGAAATGGTTGCGAGTGCGAAAGTGGTTAAATTAGCTCACGAAATTGACCCAGATTACCAAGTTGGGGCAATGATCGCCATGTGTCCAATCTACCCGCTTACTGCAAAGCCAGCTGATATTATGAAGGCTGAACGGGCAATGCAAACCCGGTACTACTACGGTGATGTACAAGCAAATGGACAGTATCCCGCGTGGCTGCTAAAGTACTGGCAACGGCGTGATATTTCCGTGGAAATCAGCGATGAAGACCGCGAAATTTTAGCGCAGGGCACGGTGGATTACATTGGCTTTAGTTACTATATGTCCTTTACAACAAAGGCTAATGATGACGATCCCGACTACGCTTACCGAGAATCTACTGATTTAGTGGACAATCCGTACGTGGCCAAATCAGACTGGGGTTGGCAAATTGATCCAATCGGTTTGCGTTATTCCATGAATTGGATGCAAGACCGCTGGCATAAACCACAATTTATCGTGGAAAACGGATTTGGTGCCTATGATCAAAAAAACGCCGACGGCCAGGTCCATGACGACTACCGAATTAAGTATTTCCATGACCACATTCTCGAGATGGAAAAGGCCGTGGTTTTAGACGGAGTTGATTTAATTGGCTACACACCGTGGGGTTGTATTGACTTGATTTCAGCCAGCACGGGTGAAATGGCTAAACGCTATGGCTTTATTTATGTCGATCAAGATGATACGGGGAACGGAACTTTAGCACGTTCCAAAAAAGATTCGTTTGCTTGGTATCAAAAAGTAATTGCTTCAAATGGAGAAGATTTAGCCGTTGATTAA
- a CDS encoding (S)-acetoin forming diacetyl reductase — translation MDKSKVAMVTGAAQGIGKAIALRLAQDGFAVGVGDLKFAAAQQVADEINKKGQTAVAVSVDVADRDDVFKAVSQVSEQLGGFDVLVNNAGLGPTTPIETITPEQFDKVYHVNVAGPLWGIQAAVAQFEKLNHGGKIINATSQAGVVGNPNLALYSGTKFAVRGITQVAARDLADKGITVNAYAPGIVKTPMMMDIAHQVGQNAGKDDEWGMQQFAKDITLKRLSEPEDVAAAVAFLAGPDSNYVTGQTIIVDGGMQFH, via the coding sequence ATGGACAAATCAAAAGTAGCGATGGTAACGGGAGCTGCGCAAGGAATCGGTAAGGCAATTGCTTTACGCTTAGCACAGGATGGCTTCGCAGTAGGCGTTGGGGATTTAAAATTTGCGGCTGCACAACAAGTAGCGGACGAAATTAACAAAAAGGGGCAGACTGCCGTAGCCGTTTCGGTGGACGTTGCGGATCGTGACGATGTATTTAAGGCAGTTTCCCAAGTTAGTGAACAATTAGGCGGGTTTGATGTATTAGTTAATAACGCTGGATTGGGTCCCACAACGCCAATTGAAACCATCACACCCGAGCAATTTGACAAAGTATATCATGTTAACGTTGCTGGGCCGTTATGGGGAATCCAAGCTGCCGTTGCACAGTTTGAAAAGCTAAACCACGGTGGCAAGATTATTAACGCAACTTCGCAAGCTGGAGTAGTGGGTAATCCTAATTTAGCGCTTTATTCGGGCACTAAATTCGCAGTCCGCGGAATTACGCAAGTAGCTGCGCGAGATTTGGCAGATAAGGGAATTACCGTGAATGCTTACGCTCCTGGAATTGTAAAAACCCCGATGATGATGGATATCGCTCATCAAGTTGGCCAAAACGCTGGTAAAGATGATGAGTGGGGGATGCAACAGTTTGCAAAGGACATCACCTTAAAACGGCTTTCGGAGCCGGAGGACGTGGCGGCAGCCGTAGCATTCTTAGCTGGTCCGGATTCTAATTACGTTACCGGACAAACCATCATTGTGGATGGCGGAATGCAGTTCCATTAG
- a CDS encoding PTS lactose/cellobiose transporter subunit IIA has translation MAEQEQDMQAIMGLIINGGNAKSSAFEAINAAKEGDFKRADEKLKEADGFLTDAHNAQTGMLTEEANGNHAKVTLLTVHSQDHIMNAITFRDLAGEIVDLYKKLAEK, from the coding sequence ATGGCTGAACAAGAACAAGATATGCAAGCAATCATGGGACTAATTATTAACGGAGGAAACGCAAAAAGTTCCGCTTTTGAGGCAATTAACGCGGCTAAGGAAGGCGACTTTAAGCGTGCTGACGAAAAGTTGAAGGAAGCTGACGGCTTTTTGACTGATGCACATAACGCCCAAACTGGGATGCTGACTGAAGAAGCTAACGGGAACCACGCTAAAGTAACTTTACTAACGGTTCATTCCCAAGACCATATTATGAACGCAATCACTTTCCGAGATTTAGCTGGAGAAATTGTGGACTTGTATAAGAAATTAGCTGAAAAGTAA
- a CDS encoding FAD-dependent oxidoreductase has protein sequence MKIAIVGCTHAGTFAAQQILTEHPDYDVTVYERNDNLSFLSCGIALWVGNHVSDPKKMFYSSPEALTELGATMKMKHDVLDIDPDTKTLKVKNLATNEEFTDTYDKLVMTTGSSPVIPPIDGIDNERIKLCKNWSDAAELKRIDDDVKSVVVIGAGYIGAELAEQYAITGREVTLIDGLPNVLAKNFDPEISDRVAKDYTDHGVKLAMNEMVQGFSGTDQITVKTDKGSYTADYAILCVGFRPHTSLLKNKVDMLKNGAIITDEYMQTSNPDIFAAGDASVVHYNPTGKDDYIPLATNAVRQGILIGHNIEKPTVKYLGTQASSAVALFGKTLASTGLTEGGAQARGVEVDSVTLEQDYRPEFMLTTTPILMRLVWDPKTREVLGGAFYSDYDCAQSANTVSLAIQNKMTIDDLSMVDMFFQPNYDQPLNYINALAMAAVAKADSKK, from the coding sequence ATGAAAATTGCTATAGTTGGTTGTACACATGCTGGAACCTTTGCAGCACAACAAATCTTAACAGAACATCCCGATTACGACGTGACGGTTTACGAACGTAATGATAATTTGTCATTCTTATCGTGTGGGATTGCACTTTGGGTAGGAAACCACGTTTCAGATCCAAAGAAAATGTTCTATTCATCGCCAGAAGCGTTGACTGAACTTGGTGCAACCATGAAGATGAAGCATGACGTTTTAGATATCGACCCCGACACTAAGACATTAAAAGTTAAAAATCTCGCAACAAACGAAGAGTTTACCGATACATACGATAAGCTGGTTATGACGACTGGTTCATCGCCTGTAATTCCACCAATTGACGGAATTGATAACGAACGAATTAAGCTCTGCAAGAACTGGAGCGACGCGGCAGAATTGAAACGGATCGACGATGACGTTAAGTCCGTGGTAGTAATCGGCGCAGGCTACATTGGTGCTGAATTAGCTGAACAATACGCAATTACTGGCCGTGAAGTTACCTTAATTGATGGCTTGCCAAACGTATTGGCAAAGAACTTTGACCCCGAAATTTCTGACCGGGTTGCCAAAGACTACACCGACCACGGTGTTAAATTAGCAATGAACGAAATGGTTCAAGGCTTTAGCGGAACCGATCAAATTACCGTTAAGACTGATAAGGGCAGCTATACAGCTGACTATGCAATTCTTTGCGTTGGTTTCCGGCCACATACTAGTTTGCTAAAGAATAAGGTGGACATGCTCAAAAACGGTGCAATCATTACCGATGAATACATGCAAACTTCAAATCCGGACATTTTTGCCGCAGGGGATGCTTCGGTAGTGCACTACAATCCTACTGGCAAAGATGACTACATTCCGTTGGCAACTAACGCGGTTCGTCAAGGAATCCTGATTGGGCATAACATTGAAAAACCAACCGTAAAATACTTGGGTACCCAAGCAAGTTCAGCGGTTGCGCTCTTCGGGAAGACTTTGGCAAGTACTGGTTTAACCGAAGGCGGAGCTCAAGCACGGGGCGTTGAAGTTGACTCGGTTACGCTTGAACAAGATTATCGTCCAGAATTCATGCTCACCACTACGCCAATCCTAATGCGTTTAGTTTGGGATCCAAAGACCCGGGAAGTGCTTGGGGGTGCATTCTACAGTGACTATGACTGTGCTCAATCTGCAAACACCGTTTCGTTGGCAATTCAAAACAAAATGACCATTGACGATTTATCAATGGTAGACATGTTCTTCCAACCAAATTACGACCAACCGCTTAACTACATCAATGCGTTAGCGATGGCGGCCGTTGCAAAGGCAGACTCTAAGAAATAG
- the arcD gene encoding arginine-ornithine antiporter, whose amino-acid sequence MSEKKPPKKIGLLPLCALVISSSIGGGVFGLPSDLARAAAPGPVMIAWLIVGFGILMLALSLNNLLLKEPKLEGMFAYAQKGFGPFAGFISGWGYWLSAWLGNVAFATMMMSALGYFFPVFKSGQNLPSILLASVLLWCLTYFVSQGIEGAAIINMVVTIGKLVPLFVFIVTAIILFDGQLFTQAFWDNMGSHFAVSDVMQQIKNCTMVMMWVFVGIEGASTLSARAQKKSTAGKATMFGLISLLAIYMLISILPYGYLTRTQLADLHQPALLYVFAQMVGPWGGYLIGIGLIVSILGAWLSWTMLPAETILLMAKQKLLPKYFGKVNRHNAPTFALVMTAFLVQGFLFTLLFTSRAYNFAYSLCTASIIVCYVLVAAYQIKYSYQHLNVKGNRTQLMIGIFALMFEVVGIEYLLLCLIAYLPGIYFYGKARQENGCAVRLSHKEKLVTGLLTVGALLSVGLMFTGGISL is encoded by the coding sequence TTGTCAGAAAAAAAGCCGCCCAAAAAAATTGGTTTATTACCATTATGTGCGTTAGTGATTAGTTCATCGATCGGAGGTGGGGTATTTGGTCTACCGTCCGATTTAGCACGTGCAGCGGCACCGGGACCGGTAATGATCGCATGGTTAATTGTCGGTTTTGGAATTTTAATGTTAGCTTTGTCATTAAACAACTTACTGCTTAAGGAGCCGAAGCTAGAAGGAATGTTTGCGTACGCGCAAAAAGGATTCGGACCGTTTGCAGGGTTTATTAGTGGCTGGGGGTACTGGTTGTCCGCCTGGCTTGGCAACGTGGCGTTTGCAACCATGATGATGAGTGCTTTGGGGTATTTCTTCCCCGTTTTTAAATCAGGACAAAATTTACCTTCGATTTTGTTAGCGAGCGTCTTACTGTGGTGCTTGACCTACTTTGTTAGTCAGGGAATTGAAGGCGCAGCGATTATTAACATGGTGGTGACCATTGGTAAATTAGTCCCGTTATTTGTTTTTATCGTAACCGCAATTATTTTATTTGATGGGCAGCTTTTTACCCAAGCCTTTTGGGATAATATGGGAAGCCATTTTGCGGTCAGCGACGTTATGCAGCAGATTAAAAACTGCACGATGGTGATGATGTGGGTCTTTGTTGGGATCGAAGGGGCTTCCACCCTCTCCGCACGGGCGCAGAAGAAGTCAACTGCCGGAAAGGCAACCATGTTTGGCTTAATCAGCTTATTAGCAATTTACATGCTAATTTCGATTTTGCCGTATGGCTACCTAACCCGGACACAGCTGGCGGACCTTCACCAACCAGCATTGCTTTATGTTTTTGCACAAATGGTGGGACCTTGGGGCGGTTACCTGATTGGCATCGGCCTGATTGTTTCCATCTTGGGTGCGTGGTTGTCGTGGACAATGCTCCCAGCAGAAACCATTTTGCTAATGGCCAAGCAAAAGCTATTGCCAAAATACTTTGGCAAGGTCAACCGGCATAATGCACCAACGTTTGCGTTAGTAATGACCGCGTTTTTAGTACAGGGCTTTCTATTTACCTTGTTATTCACCTCGCGGGCGTATAACTTTGCTTATTCGCTTTGTACGGCGTCAATTATCGTCTGTTACGTCCTTGTAGCTGCATACCAGATCAAGTATTCTTACCAGCACTTGAACGTGAAGGGGAACCGGACGCAACTAATGATTGGAATTTTTGCGTTAATGTTTGAAGTTGTAGGAATTGAATACTTATTACTCTGTTTAATTGCCTACTTACCAGGAATTTACTTCTATGGAAAGGCTCGTCAGGAAAATGGTTGTGCAGTCCGTTTATCACACAAAGAGAAGTTGGTGACTGGATTGCTTACCGTGGGCGCGCTATTAAGTGTGGGTCTAATGTTTACGGGCGGAATCTCGCTTTAG